A genomic window from Companilactobacillus alimentarius DSM 20249 includes:
- a CDS encoding DUF3290 domain-containing protein gives MSFYSYDYLVAHNNEPNFLFIIGILVLAVAIFVTSYLYFRNRSDNKYRDLLIIFGLGIFLFIGINYNNYEQQLDISNKSSETLSLMKSIAKEKDLSTKKLYSNNSSLTEGMLIKAGKNIYRVSFDDNQSSYTLTKASIISTQKIQLIKK, from the coding sequence ATGAGTTTTTATTCATATGATTATTTGGTTGCACATAATAATGAACCAAATTTCCTGTTTATCATTGGAATTCTAGTATTAGCAGTAGCTATATTTGTAACTAGTTATTTATATTTTAGAAATCGTTCTGATAACAAGTATCGGGATCTTTTGATAATTTTTGGATTGGGAATCTTTTTATTTATTGGAATTAATTACAATAATTATGAACAGCAATTGGATATTAGTAATAAATCCAGTGAAACCTTGAGTTTAATGAAATCGATTGCTAAAGAAAAAGATCTTTCGACTAAAAAACTTTACTCTAACAATTCAAGTTTAACTGAAGGAATGCTGATCAAGGCGGGCAAGAATATTTATCGAGTCAGCTTTGACGATAATCAAAGTAGTTATACTTTGACTAAAGCAAGCATTATTAGTACTCAAAAAATACAATTAATTAAAAAATAG
- a CDS encoding MarR family winged helix-turn-helix transcriptional regulator, with translation MITINKTSNLCTWLNMKNFDNDIQVKLDKALIKYQLSAAEFSFLHYLYDQYDSKASLLEIKDSLHLSSAATSRMAVRLENKDCKPIVRYHSDENQKEVCLQITESGIKHFKETAAVVDSILDESFNSKAFQELCKKLINKS, from the coding sequence GTGATTACTATCAACAAAACTTCTAATCTATGTACTTGGTTAAATATGAAGAACTTCGACAATGATATTCAAGTCAAACTGGATAAAGCTTTAATAAAATATCAACTATCTGCTGCCGAATTTAGCTTCTTACACTATCTTTATGATCAATACGACTCAAAAGCTAGTTTATTAGAAATCAAAGATTCTCTTCATCTAAGTTCCGCCGCCACTTCAAGAATGGCTGTTCGTTTGGAAAACAAAGATTGTAAACCAATCGTTCGTTATCACAGTGATGAAAATCAAAAAGAGGTCTGTTTACAAATTACTGAATCCGGGATCAAACACTTTAAAGAGACCGCCGCAGTCGTTGATTCTATTTTGGATGAGTCATTTAATAGTAAAGCCTTTCAAGAATTATGTAAAAAATTAATCAATAAATCCTAA
- a CDS encoding acyl-CoA thioesterase, producing MTTMTCSKTLSISNHRVFASDLNEHETVFGGETLKRIDDNSSIAASRIARIGTVTASIDQVNFILPFKINDSMCTESYVSGVGGRSIEVFTKIIGEHLKSGKRFLGLTCFSTFVVTDKNIVLPRIHPDTSEAEFVCAGYEKRQDQRLKKLLEQEKFNKNISLNFPWQ from the coding sequence ATGACAACAATGACATGTAGTAAAACACTTTCTATCAGTAACCATCGTGTTTTCGCTTCAGATTTAAATGAACATGAGACTGTCTTTGGTGGAGAAACATTAAAAAGAATCGATGACAATTCTTCCATTGCAGCTTCCAGAATTGCTCGAATTGGAACTGTTACAGCTTCAATCGATCAAGTCAATTTCATCTTACCCTTCAAAATTAACGACTCGATGTGCACTGAGTCATACGTTTCGGGTGTGGGTGGTCGCTCTATTGAAGTCTTTACTAAGATTATCGGCGAGCATTTGAAATCCGGCAAAAGATTCCTCGGTCTAACTTGTTTCTCCACTTTTGTCGTAACTGACAAGAATATTGTCTTACCCAGAATTCACCCTGACACTAGTGAGGCTGAATTTGTCTGTGCTGGATATGAAAAACGACAAGATCAACGTTTGAAAAAATTGTTAGAACAGGAAAAATTCAATAAAAATATTAGTTTAAATTTTCCTTGGCAATAA
- a CDS encoding DEAD/DEAH box helicase, which translates to MEIPKLYQDYFKQNQFTALTKIQEAVYLPFKEGKDFVAMAPTGSGKTLGFVMPMLETLVPKDGLQVLILEPSQELAMQVRDVIQPLAKLVDCRVQAITGGANPQRQLKKLKEKPEIIVATLGRLNELTQSRKIKLGNIDSVIVDEADEMLNESKLETVRQTIAQMPADVQMTFFSATGNEIFKDMSKWFGQEFEVIDQRNDTTYTAGIKHYFIEANSEFIKNALIREMAHNKKFLGIVFFNNSRSLHKAISDLNHNKTNFVSLDSKMSSQQRKTTMTLFASKKVNLLLTTDVAARGMDIDNITTIVNYMVPRDNSEYIHRGGRTGRMGKSGNVITFGNSHDFKNLRDFTKLDIRKVYLDHDGKITKKPVAKRKPVSVVKSKPKAKKRLRDQKNKGKRKHIISNKN; encoded by the coding sequence GTGGAAATACCAAAATTATATCAAGATTACTTTAAGCAAAATCAATTTACGGCTTTAACTAAGATTCAGGAAGCAGTTTACTTACCTTTTAAAGAAGGCAAGGATTTTGTCGCTATGGCACCAACCGGTTCAGGAAAGACTCTCGGTTTTGTTATGCCAATGCTAGAGACGTTGGTTCCTAAAGATGGACTTCAAGTATTGATCTTGGAGCCTTCGCAAGAATTGGCTATGCAAGTTAGAGACGTTATTCAGCCTTTAGCTAAGTTAGTAGATTGTCGAGTGCAAGCAATTACTGGTGGAGCTAATCCACAACGTCAATTAAAGAAACTAAAAGAGAAGCCCGAGATTATTGTGGCAACTTTGGGCCGTTTGAATGAATTGACGCAGTCACGCAAGATTAAATTAGGAAATATTGATTCTGTCATTGTCGATGAAGCAGATGAAATGTTGAACGAATCAAAATTGGAAACAGTCCGTCAAACGATTGCACAAATGCCAGCTGATGTTCAGATGACATTTTTCTCCGCTACTGGGAATGAGATTTTTAAGGATATGAGTAAGTGGTTTGGTCAAGAGTTTGAAGTAATTGATCAAAGAAATGATACGACCTATACTGCTGGGATTAAACATTACTTTATTGAGGCCAACAGTGAATTTATTAAGAATGCTTTAATTCGAGAAATGGCTCACAATAAAAAATTTTTGGGAATAGTCTTTTTCAATAATTCTCGTTCGCTTCATAAAGCAATCAGTGATTTGAATCATAATAAGACCAATTTCGTTTCCTTAGACAGTAAGATGTCTTCCCAACAAAGAAAGACTACGATGACACTTTTTGCCAGTAAAAAAGTTAATTTGTTGTTAACAACTGACGTGGCTGCTCGAGGGATGGACATTGATAATATAACGACAATCGTTAATTATATGGTTCCAAGAGATAATAGTGAATATATTCATCGTGGCGGACGGACCGGCAGAATGGGTAAGAGCGGTAACGTAATTACCTTTGGCAATAGCCATGATTTTAAGAATTTACGCGACTTTACTAAACTTGATATTCGTAAAGTATATTTGGATCATGATGGAAAAATTACGAAGAAACCCGTTGCTAAAAGAAAGCCAGTGAGTGTTGTAAAGAGTAAGCCTAAGGCTAAGAAACGTTTGCGTGATCAGAAGAATAAAGGGAAACGTAAACATATAATAAGCAATAAAAATTGA
- a CDS encoding Gfo/Idh/MocA family protein, with protein sequence MINLGIIGTNWITEQFIRATDETKSFSLKHVFSRTEAKANKFIKDLSKKDIQVSTDLDEFFSSSDFEAVYIASPNGLHFQQAKLALEHGKNVIVEKPSTSTVREFTILDDLAHKNGLFLFEAARQIHEPIFKKIQHYVENNRDELSGATLSYMKYSSRYDAYKAGELPNIFNPKFSGGALYDLGVYTVYDAVVLFGQPDSVNYVPEILDSGIDGSGSLTLKYPKFDVNIIVGKTKNSYMTSEIYFNRKTLLMDSGGDITHVKLADDDKNITTLPTSKSDNPMDSEASEFARIINENDQETYEKLLKYARIVNRILEQARTSAGLVFGADEEK encoded by the coding sequence ATGATTAATTTAGGAATAATTGGGACTAATTGGATTACAGAACAATTTATTAGAGCAACAGATGAAACAAAGTCGTTTTCATTAAAACACGTCTTTTCCAGAACGGAAGCAAAGGCTAATAAGTTTATTAAGGATTTGTCTAAAAAGGATATCCAAGTAAGTACTGATCTAGATGAATTCTTTAGTAGCAGTGATTTTGAAGCAGTCTATATTGCATCGCCAAATGGGCTGCATTTTCAACAGGCCAAATTGGCTTTAGAGCATGGAAAGAATGTGATTGTTGAAAAGCCTAGTACTTCTACCGTCAGAGAATTTACAATTTTGGACGATCTAGCACACAAGAATGGTCTATTCTTGTTTGAAGCAGCACGCCAAATTCACGAACCAATTTTCAAGAAGATTCAACACTATGTTGAGAATAATCGTGATGAATTAAGTGGAGCTACGCTATCTTATATGAAATATTCGAGTCGTTATGACGCTTATAAAGCTGGTGAATTGCCAAATATATTTAATCCTAAATTTTCTGGCGGTGCATTGTATGATTTGGGAGTCTACACAGTATATGATGCTGTAGTTTTGTTTGGTCAACCTGATTCAGTTAACTATGTTCCAGAAATTTTGGATTCAGGAATTGATGGCAGTGGTAGTTTGACGTTGAAATATCCTAAATTCGATGTCAATATAATCGTTGGTAAAACTAAGAATTCTTATATGACTTCAGAAATTTACTTCAATAGAAAAACTTTATTGATGGACAGTGGTGGAGATATTACTCACGTTAAATTGGCTGATGATGATAAGAATATTACAACTTTGCCAACATCAAAGAGTGACAATCCTATGGACTCAGAGGCTAGTGAATTTGCCAGAATTATTAATGAAAATGATCAAGAAACTTATGAAAAACTCTTAAAGTACGCTAGAATTGTAAATAGAATTCTAGAACAGGCCAGAACGAGTGCAGGACTTGTTTTCGGCGCAGATGAGGAAAAATAA
- a CDS encoding APC family permease, producing MNSETDKFSLKRDLGFFSALSTVMGLVIGGGVFFKISSVTAATGSASLTILVWLLAGFITINAGLTVAELASAIPVAGGIYKYIEYIYGKIPAFLLAWAQSVIYYPAGISALSIIFATQVMNLCNISKTWQIPIAISLAVFLYLVNLLGAKVGGRIQAISLIAKLIPIALIIIVGIFTPSSNPVSLFPVTAGTHASFWSSLGGGLLATMFAFDGWMNVGSLAGEMKRPEKDLSKSIIVGLFAITLIYVLISFVFIKELPFHLIPGNQNAASESAIRIFGNIGGKIVTIGILISVFGSVNGYTMTGARVPYVLGVDDDIIFSKFFSKLTKNTRVPANAGLIQTIIAIIMIFMGSFDYLTDMLVFVMWIFSMMMFVGVFILRKKEPELTRPYKINFYPIPPLISLAGGAYIIISTLFRQPGLAMTGIGITLLGLPIYYIHYLHKKKSL from the coding sequence ATGAACTCGGAAACAGATAAATTCAGTCTGAAAAGAGACTTAGGTTTCTTCTCAGCACTATCAACCGTAATGGGGCTAGTTATCGGTGGTGGGGTCTTTTTCAAAATTTCCAGTGTGACCGCTGCTACTGGTAGTGCCAGTCTGACCATTTTAGTCTGGCTATTAGCCGGCTTTATCACTATCAATGCTGGTTTGACAGTCGCTGAACTAGCTTCAGCCATCCCCGTAGCTGGTGGTATTTATAAATATATCGAATATATCTATGGAAAAATCCCAGCTTTTCTTCTCGCTTGGGCACAGTCAGTTATCTACTATCCAGCGGGAATTTCAGCTCTATCAATTATTTTTGCAACACAAGTTATGAATCTCTGCAACATTTCTAAGACTTGGCAGATTCCAATTGCCATTTCACTGGCAGTTTTCTTATATCTAGTCAATCTTTTGGGAGCAAAGGTTGGTGGTAGGATTCAAGCAATTTCTCTAATTGCCAAACTTATCCCAATTGCTCTAATCATCATTGTTGGTATTTTCACACCTTCAAGTAATCCCGTATCACTCTTCCCAGTTACCGCAGGTACACATGCTAGTTTTTGGTCATCGCTTGGTGGTGGACTATTAGCAACCATGTTTGCCTTTGATGGCTGGATGAACGTCGGAAGCTTAGCCGGCGAGATGAAACGACCTGAAAAAGACTTATCCAAATCAATTATTGTCGGATTATTTGCAATTACTTTGATCTATGTTTTGATCAGTTTCGTCTTTATTAAAGAATTACCTTTCCATCTGATTCCTGGTAATCAAAATGCCGCTTCTGAATCTGCCATCCGTATTTTTGGTAATATCGGTGGAAAAATTGTCACAATCGGTATCTTGATTTCAGTCTTCGGATCAGTTAATGGCTACACGATGACTGGTGCAAGGGTTCCTTATGTGCTTGGCGTTGACGATGATATCATCTTCTCCAAATTCTTTTCCAAGTTAACTAAGAATACTCGCGTTCCTGCTAATGCTGGCTTGATTCAAACAATCATTGCTATCATTATGATTTTCATGGGTAGTTTTGATTATTTAACCGATATGTTAGTTTTCGTTATGTGGATCTTTTCAATGATGATGTTCGTCGGAGTCTTTATTTTACGGAAAAAAGAACCGGAACTTACTCGCCCTTATAAAATTAACTTCTATCCGATTCCACCATTGATTTCCCTTGCTGGTGGAGCTTATATCATTATTTCAACTCTGTTCCGTCAACCAGGATTGGCTATGACTGGAATTGGGATCACTCTACTAGGTTTGCCAATTTATTATATTCATTATTTACATAAAAAGAAGTCGCTATGA
- a CDS encoding PTS transporter subunit EIIC, giving the protein MKVQFQNKFEKGLVLTTLKIQKLLIYRIIQKTLLLIFPFALFGSFIKIIQTVVIGKEGFLTDIFPDITNDLIYRQIEDISTGLYNLSLGWISVIAIFGAAKYTAKHFRRDDQLAGITAISAYLIIDYTYSKVQPYSFHPQLLGLRGLLFAIILGIFIGWIFKKTSRPIPEHSQVSTKNVLDRSFISAKSIVISLVIAMIISILVNITYYINAPNNYVSALASQYSSKSNWGQFFKTIIFSLYTLVMSFLGWSGAYSSLGVEKMDALSTVNLNYALDKHTAWNAPNPFTSSSLYHAFATFGGTGAVLGLIIAILIVAKDQDFQTVARWAIIPSLFNISSGLMTGIPILFNVIFLIPFILAPMVNMTLAALVIQLHLMPPSVYPVPIGTPGPLIAFIGTNGSWQALGFSILAIIISVCIYIPFVKMAIKVKELDNLALEEGEH; this is encoded by the coding sequence ATGAAAGTTCAATTTCAGAATAAATTTGAAAAAGGGTTAGTTTTAACTACCCTCAAAATTCAAAAGTTATTGATTTATCGTATTATTCAAAAAACCTTATTGCTAATTTTTCCATTTGCTCTCTTCGGTAGTTTCATTAAAATAATTCAAACTGTCGTAATTGGTAAAGAAGGTTTTTTAACCGATATTTTCCCTGATATCACCAACGACCTTATATATCGTCAAATCGAGGATATTTCGACCGGTCTATATAATTTGTCACTCGGTTGGATCTCAGTGATTGCCATTTTTGGTGCTGCCAAATACACAGCGAAACACTTTCGCCGTGACGACCAATTAGCCGGTATTACAGCCATCAGTGCTTATCTGATCATTGATTATACCTATTCCAAAGTTCAACCTTACTCCTTTCATCCCCAATTATTAGGTTTGAGAGGATTACTATTTGCCATTATCTTAGGAATCTTCATCGGTTGGATCTTTAAGAAAACTAGCCGTCCGATCCCAGAACATTCGCAAGTATCGACGAAAAACGTTTTGGATCGTTCTTTCATTTCAGCCAAGTCAATCGTCATCTCACTTGTGATAGCAATGATCATCAGCATTTTAGTCAATATTACCTACTATATTAATGCGCCTAATAATTATGTCAGTGCATTAGCTTCACAATACTCCTCCAAAAGTAATTGGGGACAATTCTTCAAGACCATTATCTTCTCACTTTATACCTTAGTCATGTCGTTTTTAGGGTGGTCTGGAGCCTATTCATCCCTCGGCGTGGAGAAAATGGATGCCCTGTCGACGGTTAATCTCAATTACGCTTTAGATAAACATACTGCTTGGAATGCCCCTAATCCCTTCACTAGTTCGTCGTTGTATCATGCTTTCGCTACCTTCGGTGGAACTGGTGCCGTTTTGGGGTTGATTATTGCCATCTTGATTGTGGCTAAAGATCAAGACTTTCAAACTGTCGCTCGTTGGGCCATTATTCCCAGCCTTTTCAATATTAGCAGTGGCCTGATGACCGGAATCCCGATATTATTTAATGTCATTTTTCTAATTCCATTTATTCTGGCTCCGATGGTCAACATGACGTTGGCCGCATTAGTCATTCAATTGCATTTAATGCCACCTAGCGTCTATCCTGTGCCCATTGGAACTCCCGGACCACTAATTGCCTTCATCGGTACAAACGGTAGTTGGCAGGCCTTAGGATTCTCAATTTTGGCTATCATTATTTCCGTTTGTATTTATATTCCCTTTGTTAAAATGGCCATTAAAGTTAAAGAGCTTGATAATCTCGCTCTTGAAGAAGGTGAACATTAA
- a CDS encoding alpha/beta hydrolase: MRMHTRSLRKNRNFKYLVAMLIFLILLGIPSYIWTKKNVTTLAGRYNSPMTPIIMIPGSSASSNRFDGLVQTVNRKYNEHHSLLKMTVHTDNSITYSGKIRANDTQPFIVVGFQNNNDGYSNIKKQAKWFDLAFNTIKRRYRFNNFNAFGHSNGGLIWTLFLENYFDDSTMTINQLLTVGTPYNFEEKSSSNRTQMLNDLIKGRSKIPNDLAYYSIAGTQLYTDDGIVPLGSVDAGKYIYEGTIKHYTLITLTGDKAQHSDMINNNQFINIFHQYIVGNGVNNPNSPDSKQSAIANN; the protein is encoded by the coding sequence ATGCGGATGCACACACGTTCATTACGGAAAAATAGGAATTTTAAATATTTAGTTGCTATGCTGATCTTTCTTATTCTTTTAGGAATACCTTCATATATTTGGACCAAAAAAAATGTAACCACCCTAGCCGGTCGTTACAATTCTCCCATGACTCCAATTATTATGATTCCTGGTAGTAGTGCTTCCTCAAATCGGTTCGATGGTCTTGTTCAGACTGTCAATCGAAAGTACAACGAACACCACAGTCTTTTAAAAATGACCGTTCACACCGATAATTCTATTACTTATAGTGGAAAAATACGTGCAAATGACACCCAGCCCTTTATCGTAGTTGGCTTTCAAAACAACAACGATGGCTATTCAAATATCAAAAAACAAGCCAAGTGGTTCGATCTAGCTTTCAACACCATTAAACGGCGTTATCGCTTCAACAACTTCAACGCTTTTGGACATTCAAATGGTGGTTTAATCTGGACCCTCTTTCTCGAAAATTATTTTGATGATTCAACCATGACAATCAATCAGCTTTTAACTGTTGGTACACCATATAATTTTGAAGAAAAAAGCAGTTCTAACCGTACCCAAATGTTAAATGATCTAATCAAGGGACGGTCAAAAATTCCCAACGACTTAGCTTATTATTCAATTGCTGGCACACAACTCTATACCGATGACGGTATTGTCCCTCTAGGCAGCGTCGATGCTGGTAAGTACATTTATGAGGGCACAATCAAACACTATACCTTGATTACTCTAACCGGAGATAAGGCTCAACATTCTGATATGATCAACAATAACCAGTTTATCAATATCTTTCATCAATATATTGTTGGTAATGGTGTCAATAATCCTAATTCCCCTGATAGCAAACAAAGTGCCATCGCTAATAATTAG
- a CDS encoding sensor histidine kinase, producing MVTNFFVLFAILQLKNYFIKDFNFKEIFTDITLSLIFGYIGLFVDDIFILFFVGLLLLLYWLFVKKDRLNMQKSIALIMAANIELVLFCLGSYTSRIIFFISNNKWQLKLLETYQEYFVTTSLLINITYLAILIIIIQHFRYQTINLWIQIEKYQLGKRVFALTFSIFISFMIILIISDLQAVTATIQASIILIFSILLIVAYYQLVFFVHTIAIQNEAREKVTYNKQLNEYLTSVQQQYTELRKFKHDFQNIMLAIKPLIDSSNSQELKNYYHDITQENKEMSTISQGNISQVSKIDSDLIRGLIIQKFFIAQSRKIDFHLELMRDNYQFKTDSLITVRILGILIDNALEYVDSFTTGDKRITCAITQNSQTTEITIDNPLKDDINLKNIFKSGYSTKISHSGFGLSNVRKLISQTDNLYLETKIIHEHLLMTLIIVGGD from the coding sequence TTGGTAACAAACTTTTTTGTTCTGTTTGCAATTCTTCAATTAAAAAATTACTTTATTAAAGATTTCAATTTCAAAGAAATATTTACCGATATAACCTTATCCTTAATTTTTGGTTATATCGGTTTATTTGTTGATGATATCTTCATTCTCTTTTTCGTAGGATTACTATTATTGCTCTATTGGTTATTCGTAAAAAAAGATCGTCTCAATATGCAAAAATCAATTGCTTTAATCATGGCCGCTAATATTGAACTAGTTTTATTCTGCTTAGGCTCTTACACTTCCAGAATTATCTTTTTCATTTCCAACAATAAATGGCAATTAAAATTATTAGAAACTTATCAGGAATACTTTGTTACAACTTCACTACTTATCAATATTACTTATTTAGCTATTCTAATTATAATTATTCAGCATTTTCGTTATCAAACCATTAATTTATGGATTCAAATTGAAAAATATCAACTCGGTAAACGTGTTTTTGCTTTGACTTTTAGTATTTTTATTTCATTCATGATTATATTGATCATTAGTGATCTACAGGCAGTCACAGCAACAATTCAAGCCAGCATTATTTTAATTTTTTCAATTCTATTAATCGTTGCTTACTATCAACTGGTCTTCTTCGTTCACACGATAGCCATTCAAAATGAGGCTCGTGAAAAGGTAACTTATAATAAACAACTAAACGAATATCTAACTAGTGTGCAGCAACAATATACTGAATTGCGCAAATTCAAACACGACTTTCAAAATATCATGCTAGCTATTAAGCCACTGATTGATTCAAGTAATTCTCAAGAATTAAAAAATTATTATCACGATATTACTCAAGAAAACAAAGAAATGTCCACAATCAGTCAAGGCAATATTTCTCAAGTTAGTAAAATTGATAGTGATTTGATCCGTGGTTTAATTATTCAAAAATTCTTTATTGCGCAAAGTCGTAAAATTGATTTTCATTTGGAGTTAATGAGAGATAATTACCAATTTAAAACTGATAGTTTGATCACAGTTAGAATTCTAGGAATCCTGATCGACAATGCGTTAGAATATGTTGACAGCTTTACAACTGGAGACAAAAGAATCACTTGTGCGATTACCCAAAATAGTCAAACTACTGAAATCACAATTGATAATCCTTTGAAAGATGATATAAACCTCAAAAATATTTTCAAAAGTGGTTACTCAACTAAAATCTCCCATTCAGGTTTTGGCTTAAGTAACGTCCGCAAATTGATCAGCCAAACTGATAATCTTTATTTAGAAACAAAAATAATTCATGAACATCTATTGATGACCCTTATCATTGTTGGAGGTGATTAA
- a CDS encoding LytTR family transcriptional regulator DNA-binding domain-containing protein, whose protein sequence is MYPVYLLEDNEIQRQKYAEFIKNGILINDTNMELISSSGTTDHFFKKYIPKKQALYFLDMQILNDKTAGLKLAQRIRQDSPLSQIVFITTHDELSLTTLERKIAPMDYILKDKGLEEIKKRITEDIGDTKKELQEYNHCSKNRLDYKIGSRFFSITMDDLIMLYTKKDIPGRIFVIAKNQLAEFNGSLNTFEKNYPNLFRCNRSYLVNLDNVSSYDSKTRELFFVDESSCEVSFRKNKELIKLMSHKEK, encoded by the coding sequence TTGTACCCTGTTTATTTATTGGAAGACAACGAAATTCAAAGACAGAAATACGCCGAATTTATTAAAAATGGTATTCTGATTAACGATACTAACATGGAACTCATATCAAGTTCTGGAACAACTGATCACTTCTTTAAAAAATACATTCCTAAAAAACAAGCACTTTATTTTTTGGATATGCAAATTCTCAATGACAAAACGGCTGGATTGAAATTAGCCCAAAGGATTCGTCAAGATTCACCCTTATCGCAGATTGTCTTTATCACGACCCATGATGAACTCTCTTTAACCACATTGGAACGTAAAATTGCTCCGATGGATTACATTCTAAAGGATAAGGGATTAGAGGAAATCAAGAAACGAATCACTGAAGATATCGGAGATACAAAAAAAGAATTACAAGAATATAACCACTGCTCCAAAAATCGTCTCGACTACAAAATTGGCAGCCGCTTCTTTTCTATCACTATGGATGATCTCATCATGCTCTATACCAAGAAAGATATTCCTGGGCGAATCTTTGTTATCGCTAAAAATCAATTAGCTGAATTCAATGGCTCACTCAATACCTTCGAAAAAAATTACCCGAACCTTTTTCGTTGCAACAGAAGCTACTTAGTTAATCTTGACAACGTTTCTAGTTACGATAGTAAAACTAGAGAATTATTTTTCGTTGATGAATCCAGTTGTGAAGTTTCTTTTAGAAAAAATAAGGAACTGATTAAATTAATGTCTCATAAAGAAAAGTAG
- a CDS encoding helix-turn-helix domain-containing protein, whose product MEIIDRKRIFLGNNLRECRKQLKLSEQEVSKMMHVDITTISKYEHNTRTPDIYTMIRFADMYGVSLDALVGR is encoded by the coding sequence ATGGAAATAATAGATCGTAAAAGAATTTTCTTAGGCAATAACTTAAGAGAATGTCGTAAACAATTAAAATTGTCAGAACAAGAAGTCTCTAAGATGATGCATGTTGATATTACGACGATTTCAAAATATGAACATAATACGAGAACTCCCGATATCTATACAATGATACGTTTTGCCGATATGTACGGAGTAAGTTTGGATGCGTTGGTTGGTAGGTAA